The following are from one region of the Nostoc cf. commune SO-36 genome:
- a CDS encoding GNAT family N-acetyltransferase, giving the protein MKNYYQDFLIRDWVQSDRTRAAEVISYVLSEYGLGWEPKGADQDVLRVEECYLATGGEFWVIEHQSQLVGTGAYYPIHRGEKAVEIRKMYLLPSIRGLGLGKYLLQQLEAAIAERGFKQIWIETSSVLVEAVKLYESNGYTPATGVETTRCDRVYVKSLVNGD; this is encoded by the coding sequence ATGAAAAACTATTATCAAGATTTTTTAATTCGTGATTGGGTGCAAAGCGATCGCACCAGAGCCGCCGAGGTTATCAGTTATGTATTATCAGAATACGGTCTGGGTTGGGAACCAAAGGGCGCTGACCAAGATGTGCTGCGAGTAGAAGAATGTTATTTAGCTACTGGGGGAGAGTTTTGGGTAATTGAACACCAAAGCCAGTTAGTAGGTACTGGGGCATACTACCCCATACACCGAGGCGAAAAAGCTGTAGAAATACGCAAAATGTATCTTTTGCCCAGCATCAGGGGTTTAGGATTAGGGAAATATTTGTTACAACAGCTAGAAGCAGCGATCGCAGAGCGTGGTTTTAAGCAAATTTGGATTGAAACCTCCAGCGTTTTGGTAGAAGCAGTCAAGCTGTATGAAAGCAACGGCTACACTCCAGCAACGGGCGTAGAAACAACAAGGTGCGATCGCGTCTATGTTAAGTCATTGGTCAATGGTGATTAG